The region cgtattcagaatgcaattcgatatgcctattgtactctaatgtcccacaataaatactgtccaaacgttcataccccatcccttaagcaccAATTTTCTACCATTTTCTGTCTAGAAACACTAGCGTCATTTGTCATAGAGAAAATGCGAGTTCCAGACATTATGGACTTTCAGGTTCAGTAAAAAAGTAATGATGATTTTTCTAGTCAGAGAGCTAGGGCAAGACACTGTCGAACATTCACGGTCACCCggtgaagtacatgtacatgtacttgtacATATACATTCTAATGAAAATGATCAAGCATCTGATAACGTGCACTCGATAAGTGATTCTATTTCGCATAGCCCACCTACTCGAGTAGAGTCTACTAGACACACAGGCGGAATCTGTAAAACTGCTTGCCGATCTCCGTCTGGACTATCAGAAACGAGCAATACGTCGTGAGGATCAGCAAACAATTTTATGTTTGTTAGGATCAGCGAAATTTGTTGAAACCAAATTCAAGGTCTTAGGTACTCTAACACCAAGAGCTTACATCAGTTgagttttaatattcatttatcaAGTACAATTAGTGCACATCAGGTAGGCCTATCTCCAAGGTGAGTACGCATCACTTACAGTGCAAAACAAATTCGACAAGAATACCGCTCAGATGTTCCGTTCCTTACATCACAACACGTCAGGACTTTCAGCCAGTGCCTTGGCGAAATGACTGTAAGCCCATTTTAGTCAAACAGTGCTGTAACACACTCCATGCAGGGAGACTGTCAACATTGACAGTCAAATGCCTCAAACAAAAGTCACTTCTACTAGTGAAATTTTATAATGAGGAATTCTTTAAAAAGCGATGCGAATTGGATACGATGAAACTTTAAACCCTGTGGGACTGATAGGGGatgctttctcatccaaatggatGGGCATACTAATTATCGTGtaaaccacctgtcacattgtttcaAATGAAGGATTTCACACAATAATTAGTAAAGCATTCCCCGATTCAATCCCACAGGGTTTaacgtttcatagaaatgagaaaattttcagTAATTATCGTTTTTAACGAATTTTAAATTTCTGCTAGTGTTCCTATTGCGCAGCGCTATCTAACTCATTGACACATCCGACAAATGGCAACCTGTTTGTAGAATATCTCAATGCAAACTGAAGTTAAGAAGTAAAAGTGCAAACTTTGTATTGGCAGAGATAACGTAATGAAGTGTAAAAACAAAGGACCGTCATTATTTACTGAAATGACTTTTGTGGAAAAATTGTCAGACGCCTCGTAGCTTAAAttttcaatcatattttactaCAATCAATATAAAAGTACTCAATACTCGCTGCTTAATGGTTTAATAATCAAATTATATTATGAAGTATTCTTAAATCCACTTTTACTCAATATTTGTATCATGATCTTTATTTTATCCACAAATTTACACGGCTACCAACATTGTTGCAGAAGTAATGATATTATAAACTCAGCTTTTATTTTGCTGAATACTTGATTTTCATGGTTTTTATTGAAACCGTAACCCCCACggattttacatgaaaattaacCTTCAGAATTCAATAGATTTTAGTTTTAATCTCGCGATATCGTCAGAATTAACAGAATTAATTATAATCAATGTATTCAATATTGTTCTGTAATGTTACGGATAGTTCCGGCAAGAACGCTAGAAATACTCGTCCGTAATGAACCTCATTTAATCAAATTCGGCAACCTTGCTACTACATATTTCTATAAAATTAGAGCACATATTCTACAGTGATATGTAATGcgttcaagcaaaatcagtcggaactcggaaatattgattttgagatatagccaaacaaaggaaatatttccttttgtttcctgttgttttagaaactctgtaactgctcatatctttggaactagttgttcaatttcaaatgggttttctgccaaatccagctttgtaaatgctttttactatcctctaagaaagtgaaaatttattattgccgagttccgactgattttgcttgatcgcatcacatattactaCAGGAAAATCATTATTATCATCGTTTATGGGATGGGGGTTGGTGTGTATGTCCCATCTGCCCATACTCTCACGTAGTCCACATGCATGGCCGCGTCTTCCCCATTTCTTTCAGTTGGGTTCCAAGTGGGATACCATAGGTCTTTAGCTAGCCAGAAATCCCTGGGTGCAGTACCCGAGGAGTCACTCCATGGTTTCGGATATGGCTCGTTAGTTATACTGTCATGAAAGTAACCTCCTGTGCCCCCTACAGCGACGTTCATTATCAGGTGGAACTGgaatgaagaagaagaataagTTAATTATGAAACTGTTTTTGATACAAGTCtccaccacaccactccacgccatacactgccagtcacatttccccaatatgaaattttttttaagtaaaattttaattttaattttacttcattaaagtttgacggaggcggggttcgaactcacggcgcactactttggacacactatgaacccaacgccttagaccactcggccacttgtcttgttgcaatccatttgaaacttatttgaagatataatcgcaacttcaacataggcctaccacgtgacaagcaaaggcagaaaacgtaccatattttggaattttatttacctaaaaacattaatgtgtattattagcgctcaattgttgttaactgatgcgtgttctataggcctatacaacaaaatccaacaataaacatgataaatgggcgtctatatggataTTATCAAtcaacaatacattatatcgattttgacacgtgctcgtgtgtcagtacatttccatggtcagtaaaatactatagaggaacctaccattgtTCTTGTAtaaacgttcgatgttttgatcaagtatgtgaataatcgacattagacccttaatgttttttcaggaaataaaatattagattaccataaaaacgaaacagtaatctttggttgggtctaatgtaatattcacatagaatttttctatccttattcttgctcaattaaaaaaatattttggcgtatataaaattgaaataaaattctctgcctcttaaacgacatcaaatgcgctacaattgggtatcacgcatcgttatatatgatgtgcacttaatattcatattttcttttatacagaggatgcttcagttttgacaggaaaaatattttcttgaaaaccctctcactcggttattttaaaaaggttaccacgcttccctagaatgtgcaataaattagcattaaaatttttcttattctaacagcaagcgtttctagaatgcagtatggcgaaatgtggtgtaagtcTCCACGTAGATAAATGACAGCCAGAGAAAAAATTCACCGAACATCTAGGGATTGATCCTGGGATATTCAGATATTAGAGAAAATATTATCATATTGGGGTTGCATGATCCATCTGCCCCTACTAGGCCGCGTCTTTCTCGTTGCGTTCCGTGTTAAAATTGAAAACAGTGACAGTTGATTAAATTGTGATTGTGTCTTGAAATTAATGCACGTGTTCTTTTTACAGGATGTTGTTTTCCCGACAGGCACATGTGCAAGAAGGGAGGcaaaaataaaaatctaaatttatatAAATGTCAAATATTGATCCCTCGTTTTAAGGGAATTCAATCGATTATGGGTTATGAGCCTTGGCTGCTTCAATTACGATATCTTATAGTATAGCCTACTTACATCTTGATCAAAAGGCGCCATTTTGTTGGGTGAGTTTTCCCATGGATTGTCGGTATTGGGAATTTGTGTTGGAAAACCACCAAAGTCATAGAAGCCGCCTTGGCCAGGATCAACTCTCACAACTAATTCATCATCGAGGAAGAATCTTTGGAAGAAAATGGATTATATAGTTACTATTTTTCTCACGttgtaagcaaaaaggtcaacggtcacatattattttcGGGCCTACGTGGTTCAAATTAACACTGAAGAGTGCTGCGATTTCAACCAAACTGGTCTTATACTGTTCGTCATATAAAGATAAATCAGAAAATGAAGTCTGTACTGCGTTTAAACGCTTTGTTACCTaggaacatcacaaaataggttgtAGTAAATAGATTACATGGCGGTGTATTGGCAGTTGACGTTTTTGCCGCATTTCCTAAATAACAAGTAACGCAACATTCTAAACAGTTCAAATTATTCCTGTTCTGACTTATAACTGTAaactgtagtagtagtagtattaccAGCTGAGGCATGATTTAGGGGAAgtttaaaaatgagaaaaaaatcctcacttttggaGGTTACAGTTTAATACGAGTGGTGCACCCCACTTTAGAAGTTACGGCTATGTGCCTACCAGTTCCTATGGTTTAAAAAGGGTTTCCTTATGTAGAAACGTTTGAAAAAAGGGTTCACTGGGAAGAACAATTCCTTTACAGTGTGTAattattgtattaaaaaaaattggggggaaaaGGGCCATTTCGAAAATGTTGTTACAATACAAATtgctgatataaaataattgtgagctttctgcattattttatggcatttttgatGAGAATATTCTAGAAAAGAGGGGCTCCTTGGGTAGCTGAACATAAAGAAAGTGGGACATCGGGCAGAACTTCAAAAAAGGGATCATTGGGTATAAATTCGACTCCTAAAATGTTGTTCTATTGATAGGCACATATTAGTCTAAAGTTGAGCGCTCACCCCCTTCCCATACTTACGATATGTCGGTAGAAGTCCACTCGACGACGTATTTATGGAACTTTGTTCCATAGTCTTCGCCATTGGGTGCGTGTCTAGAAAAGAAATACAAACCATCAAGGGAATCATTTGAGAAGCTGTGCAAATTATCTCCGGGAGAAGAGTGTCGTCACACACAAAACCGTGAACTATTCATAACGGCAACTCTCGAGGTAGGAGTGGTATCGAGGAAACACTATAATCCAAGACCCAATTAAAAATCTAATTTGCTTATGACGTCAGGgtaaaggcgcggcgtgattgggtGCTGACCTGCGCAGTCACGGCATTTTGAGTCtcgttgacaggacgtcatacgcaaactagctTTTTAACTCGGTCTTGGATTATAAACTTTGAATCCGTGATGAATGGCTGTTTATTCGTTGTGAAACAAAGGATCCGCATAAACTGATGACGTCACTTTCACGTCTCGCGTCTCCAAGAGATGATTTGCACAACCTGTCTATTATAGTATTATTATGCCGTAAAAATAAATATCGGTAGAAACTAGTAAACTATCATGTGTTGCCATCCTCGAGCAAGCCCtgatatttcaaaaataaaacactGAACTACTTCATGtgaaaatatcaataataacgCCCTTGAAAATCTTGATGAAATGGGACCTTTTAACTGGTCACTATTTTAAATAGAAGATTTTGTTGGTCAGTGGGGGACCGGGTTTACCTTTTTCAGAGCCCTGACTCAGGCTAAACTTTAGGTCCACTTTAGGCCATCCGGATTtactgaacggctcttttcagagccaccaaaccttcaaatttagcagataggcgagatctgcttgttttctATTGACAAGGGCCAGTCATCAGTGAACGGATCTTTTCAGGGCCATCATTAGGGGCGGCCTACAAATCTCATTCTtaagtactttgtcctgaagaagtcagagctactcctgacgaaagcttgacagttctaaacttgtccgacggcgaacccgctaaaacccactaattccAAGAGAGGTGTCCCATAACTTGAAACTAGGATATGTCCTTGTGGCATATCATCACCAGGTGAAGATGGGTAAACTTACTTTAAGCCTTGTATCACATGATACGCATTGTAAGGATAAAATGGTCCTCAATGCATAGTAGATCCCATGTGATGAATTCCACGAGAGGTACACCATAATAGGGACCTAGGATAGGTCCTTGTAACATACCATAACCAGGTGAAGATAGATTAACTTACTTTAAGCCTTGTGTCAAATAATATGCATGTTAAGGATAAAATGGTCCCCAATGCATAGTAGAACCTATGTGATCAACTCCAAGAGAGGTACACCATAATAGGGACCTAGGATAGGTCCGTGGTGGTATACCATAAATAGGTGAAGATGGGTTAACTTACTTTAAGCCTTGTGTCAAATAATACGCATTGTACCTATGCATAGTCCCCATATGATCAACTCCAAAAGGAGATGCCGCATAACTTGGACCTAGGATAGGTCCTTGTGGCATACCATAGGCCTACCCAGGGGAAGATGGGTTAACTTACTTTAAGCCTTGTGTCAAGTAATACGCATTGTACGGATAAAATGGTCCCCAATGCATAGTAGATCCCATGTGATCAACTCCAAGAGAGGTGCCTTCCCAGTCATAATAATTTCGATTGCCTGAAATGTGTTATATAATATCATAAACATATTAgcctactttttattttattttatgtaggCATATAATTTTAATATACGCAGCATCTAAAGAATCGCGCATAATGTTCAACTGCATATAAAAGCTGTTACATATTATATAAAACCTTGGTTGGTTCAGACACTATGATACTAAACATTGCAATGCCTAACGGTAGAGTTTTTTTCAGAGATACCCTGACCCTGTACCTTTACTTGACCTCTGATCCAAAAGCAAAGGTGCGTGCAATTTCagttattgtctgtccaattaacttagagacccggttttattacttattaaaatatatatatgttttCGGAAAAAAATCAAGAAAGAAAAGTTAGTGACCTTCAGACCTAAGAAGTTTTTGTTGTTCCAAAGATAGTTTGGTACTATTATAACCACAAATATGTTGAGATCTGAGCAACTTCACGGCAAATTTAAAAATGATCTGCGAAACGTTGGCTATTTAGAAAGTAGATGACAGTCAAATAAGGAAAACCAAACTACCGATAGAGGTTGTTGTAGCAGAATAGTAGTTATTGTGtgattattataattatactgCAATAAAAggaaagcaatatcttaaaaacactcaacctaaattacaaaataaagtaatcaatagatggatTAATGTCCATAGATGGAATAgatgttctgcgtattttgataccttattTTGAAACGATGCGACTTTACTTATACCGAATTGGATGGAAAAAAGagcatttcaaaaatgaaaaatttaggcTACCCAGCAAAAcgtaaaaaacaatattttgggttttggttttggcaaaaacgttttaaatgtcgggttatataaaggtcatgaataggcctacagcttctgattatttaaatgaagcgcctgaATCGAAAAAttaaatcggcatcaaaggaacaaagcattgcGTAATCTatctcatcatcatcgtcgtcagcATCATGATCATCAACTTACCACGTGACTCGAGGAGATCAATTTCCCCTGATGCTGGCCATTCACCATATCCGTTATTGACAGGGAGAAGCCAAATAGCTGCAAATAATATGGCAGAAAACGATGACATTTGCATAGAGAGGTATCAAGGCTTTGGTTAGCGGCGTGGTTAATAATTTGTTAATACGTGTGTGTAAATGGTAACGGAAAATTACTGCGTTCATGTCCAGTTTTTCCAATAATCACGAGAGCAGATACAAAAAGGACTGGACCCCACCAACCACTTTCCCCAAAAATACTGGGGTTGACGAtatctttaccccccccccccccatttttggaCACCTCCCTTATTCGTTGCACTGTGCGGGTCAAAGTTCAACCCGATATTTTGAAGTACGTCTTGGTTTTGGGGGGATCAATGGTTAAAGTAACACAGAGTAACACTAGGCTACAAAGAAATAAGTTGACTTGCCCTTGTCGACATCGACATATCAATTATTTTTTAAGCGTTATTATTAGACTTACCAGGCCATATCCAGTCTCCTCTTGGCAGCTTAGCGGAGACCTCGACCTTTCCATAAGTAAATCCGAATGAGTTGACAGTCCTTATACGAGCCGATTGTATGGGGTTAACATAATTATTGACCCCATCAGCACTTCTTTCACAGCCCCACCAGGCATGGCCAGTACATAAGTTAGCAGGAGATGAAcctaaaatcaaattcaattgaattgaaaaaattgattaaaacttaaagccatattgtaacatttagtGAGGAGGacgtctatggcaagctaagcggctcagaacgtgggactagctacgcgcagcttctttctcgttacgtgcagcttattaaccaatcagattcgcggttttaaacacgtggagctgatgtaaacatcctctctcacaaatattacgttgttaatttttgtaaatgaaaatatctgttgtatatcagcaaaaaatggtataggtgctattaaagtaatatctgaagaggatgatgattgttctatatttagggggcttTCCTTTTCTTCGGgtggggatcccaaatatagggggtcatactttttggaaagaaaaataaggggaggggtcataaattgataatgacaaaatgtagggagtcacaagatgactacatatagtgtgtttattgtattcaaaagactgatttcaatacaattttagcctgtctagggggtaaggtgtatcggtggtgggagtcgggggtcataacattttgatgccgaaatagtgagggccgcaatttattgacgccgaccttttgtaaatttaggaacccccccaccccgttccgaaaaaaatgatgacccattttactctctccatatttacacagtggcatgtgatatcgctttccctgcaatatctttacacagcgctttacatcagtagtagttgttgtttgaccttcatatcccctgcaccgctaatacagcccgagtataaagttacttgctattaaacacggtgtaaacttggaaacactaaataaatatgctttgtgtcattttagccaggcattagcaacatgttctcttgacacgtgctgtgatttggcctcctttacccgttcgttatctatgctaattccgtaaattaattacaagataataattgtgaaagaggatacctataactatactacgcgcagctaacgacccaaccacgtgattaaatttgactattttgattggtcaaacagctgctcgtaacgagaaagaagctacgcgtagctgttccacgcttttggtaAAATACCCTGCAATAACTTGAGGTGCCGTACTTTAGTCAAAATCCGAGATATTAAATAAAGCACAGGCAGCGTCGTTTACTTATTACGATCGATTGACAtattattagtcgaacacgtacacGATGTAGCACAACCGACGATATATCGGGGCTAatagtaaattcccattttctttgctttaccttaaTTGTTCGGCAcaaaattaaaggggacatatctgacagtaaaagctaacattttataaaaaagaaatactaatctatttttatggaaatgttactatATGATTTTATAAAGTTGTGAGCATGAATATTTTACCCCACAGATTGAGAGTCCCATACTGAGCCCATCCTTCTCCGTAGGTATCTTCCGCTAGAGTCTGTACAAAAATGGATAGAAAATTAAAAAGAGCACCTTTTCAAGGATTCTCAAGTACTAATAACTATGTGTACCTGCTACTACGCATACGacggcaacttagctcacttccggtaagtTTACTGCCGTGACTTCTGCTGTTACGcaacaaaatgatgaaaataagcCGGCAAACACGGTTTTTTGGCAAACACTCAAAAAATGcgaaaaatgcatgtcacgataaaatggttatatctacaactgtGAGCAAATGCGGGCTaaatgcttttctgtaatgataaaCTTtaactcctcctcctcctccttctcctcctctccCTCCTCCTCATCCTCTTCCTCACCCTCCTGCAcctcctcttcctccttctcATCCtcaccctcctcctcctcctcctcctccatctcCTCCTTCTCCAACACCAACACCACCTCTTTTGCGCATCCTATAGTTGTTGAATATGCTCATACGCGCCATTTTAGTTTTAGCAAATAAAATAACTTGAATAATTTTAAGTAAGCATTTAAAAATGCTTACTTGTATAAATGCTTTTCAACTTGCATACTTACAGGCTTTAGATAAAGGATGCCATCACGTGTATAACTGTTGGTGCGGTTGTTGATGTAAAACTGGaattcccaattctgtgaagaaaaaaatgaaccGATTACGTGTTGTAAATTTGAGGGATATTATAATTTGATAATGGGTGGATCATGGATGACAGATTTCCTTGAAAAACAAGTTTACAAGCCTCATGAGGCAGCTATCGTTAGAAAAAATGTAACCTccagagcactacctgccgatctaacattgcctctgattggtccattacatgatatcttcattttaatcaccaatcagaatggagctttgcaaataattcaccccaattttttggctggtgatattattttaacaatgttgctgattggtccaattgataatgaaacttctttttgaccaataggcagggaGTTCTTATGTGGTTAAACCAATAAACCAACATTTAAACATCCGTTTAGGACCAAATATTATGTAACATTGTCTATAATCGCTTAAAACAGTTTATAAATCAATTGAGAAGTTAAGCGTCCGTCTTTGAGATCGCGTCACCAAATATTTCCACGTAGTGCGCCACGGCGTAGACGAACTTCCATTTCTGCGCGGTATTTCCAATACATGTACAAACACAGATTCCGATATAATTTATACAAATTCAGATTTGTGAAGCTTTCAGTATTTTTTTCTTCCAGAAAACAAATCCCAATTCCGTCAGCCTGTAGAGCAGTGGTTTTTTGGGTGTGTTTCAGTGTTTTGTCGCCTAATACAAATATTGAAGTTGTCTGAAAACGTTATGCTCTCAACAGCTTTTAGACCATTTAAAGGTTCTTGAATCGATCGACAACCTCAAAATtgagaaagctcatatttttctcattatcccagtgaaatttaacaCCCGAGATATTTTTCGTTTGTTATTCACGTTTTTGCCTCTTATATCAAAACTGCtcatgggtcactccatatgaaatcaaggaggcgccccacctgaccccctcagatttgctttatattttagtcatatgttgtacctgtaaaaatattaaaaacctgcaaatttgaggtctgtagctcttaaggattttctgtggcagccatttaaagttggagtaggggggtctaaatttggatccaaaagttgccctttaaataaatttcatctttgggaggctgtgccttctttataaaaagagagaggggtctgaaactttgtatacacactaactgcatgcccaatttgtcaaaaaataaaacatgcagtcataagaaaatggtcaactttgggcttgtcattttatatgaagtcaacctatacaattacttggacttagcaaagttgtaataaGACTactagttatataaaagtgatgttttataaattttgaaggtggaccacatcgactttgggccctctgaaaatgttgaatttgcaataaatttcatcttcgtgaggccgctgttcgaaatgtaaatgagatgtgacctcaattttttggatatgcattgtatgtatcctatatatagcatcagtgaaaacaaaaaataattaatctgacaaaaatgtgaatttagggggttaaacttgccagtttacaaaacattacattttttcttgcatatttaatgaccccgtgacacaacgcgcaattacagaaattttttattttttattttttgacaaattgggcatgcatttagtatgtatacaaagtttcagacctctctttctttttataaagaaggcacagactcccaaagatgaaatttatttaaagggcaacttttgggtccaaatttagacccctactccaactttaaatggctgccacaaaaaatccgtaagagctacagacctcaaatttgcaggtttttaatatttttacaggtacaacatatgactaaaatataaagcaaatctgagggggtcaggtggggcgcctccttgatttcatatggagtgaccctcaTGCAATACAActaaaaatttgaaaacatattgtTTTGATGGTAGGCttcaatctaagatagaaaactGATCATGTAAAATCGGATTACGCTTCTTTTAAGGTTTGGAATATAAGATCGCGCATTTTGACATGTGTAAGGGAGAGAACGAACAAGAAATTGTGTGTACTTCGTTCAGAGAGCTTACTCTACCAggggcacataattattgcactgtcCCTTAAAGTTAATGATTATAAAGTTAATGAATAACTGCTACCAGTCATACCAGCTATTATATCAAGCGTACTTACCCCTCCTCCACCACCAGTAATCTCGTGTTCCCAGGTATAGAGATCAAAACTATCAAATGTGTCTTCAAAGATAAGACCGTTACACGGAGCTACGCCCATGTTGCATCCTGAATCACATGGGTATCGGCTGCAATCTGAAATAAAGGGGTATTAGTAGATCATTTCAGTAATTCTCGAAATGATGACCGTGATGCAAATCAGAAAACATAAACAGTCCCGCATACATTACGTAATTGTTGAATCATTTGCCTAAAAGTGGTACAATGATTTGGAATTACTTGGTTGTTTGCTTCTGTcactttaaaattgtttataattcaTGAGGAGATCAGGCAGTGTAAATATCCGAATCAATGCATTTATGACCCctacagttaggacgctggacaaccaattctttagaaatgcatagtcgcgctaaaagtcgatcgatacatgttaaaatcctttttgctataaaatttattttctcggtcaaatataaagcaatatttttttttcttcagtaatgtcagttaaagacatagtgcttggatatacatttttttaaatcctggtgttaaaattcaagcatcatattttgtcttttagtgtgatatttttgatttttataggcctttagttcgcccgcgagctttttacggaattcattttttagcgtctcaaactaatat is a window of Amphiura filiformis chromosome 2, Afil_fr2py, whole genome shotgun sequence DNA encoding:
- the LOC140172556 gene encoding beta-1,3-glucan-binding protein-like, coding for MAVGVTCIWLAALLALCSAQDCSRYPCDSGCNMGVAPCNGLIFEDTFDSFDLYTWEHEITGGGGGNWEFQFYINNRTNSYTRDGILYLKPTLAEDTYGEGWAQYGTLNLWGSSPANLCTGHAWWGCERSADGVNNYVNPIQSARIRTVNSFGFTYGKVEVSAKLPRGDWIWPAIWLLPVNNGYGEWPASGEIDLLESRGNRNYYDWEGTSLGVDHMGSTMHWGPFYPYNAYYLTQGLKHAPNGEDYGTKFHKYVVEWTSTDISFFLDDELVVRVDPGQGGFYDFGGFPTQIPNTDNPWENSPNKMAPFDQDFHLIMNVAVGGTGGYFHDSITNEPYPKPWSDSSGTAPRDFWLAKDLWYPTWNPTERNGEDAAMHVDYVRVWADGTYTPTPIP